The nucleotide sequence TTGAGAATGCGGGTGTAGAAGCGGGCGATGATGAGCATGGCCAGGGCGAGCAGGATACCGCCCAGGGAGTAGACGTAGGGCTGCAGGGGTGCATAGATGATAAAGATGCTTCCCACCGAGATGCCGGTGAAGAGGGCGTTATAAAACTTGTACCAGATGAAGGGCCTCAGGGCGAGATTTCTGGCCTGCATCGGTTACGCTCCGCTCCCGGCCCGTGACGTAATCTGCGCCACGCCCAGCCCCTGCATGGTGCCGTAGGCGACGGTCGCCCCGGCATAGGGTTCTCCTTCGTGAGAAGGGAGGTCTGCGTAGAGGGCCCGCGGGCGGAAGTCGAGCTGACCCAGCAGCGACAGCGTTTCCGCCCGCTCCGTTTCCGCGATCCCGCCTGTTGTGCAGAGGGTGAGCTTGCGCGGGTCCATCGGCAGGCCGTCGCGGCGCACGACCCGGTTGGCGATCAGCAGCGCCGCCGCCATCCTGCTTCCGCCGCCGAGGACGACGGGGAAGCGGCGGCACGCCTCGAGCATGAAGCCCGCGGCGAACATCAGGAAACCGTCCGCCGTGCGGCCGAGCTGTTCGAAGAGCCCCACCCCGGGAAGCGGTTTGAGAAGGGCCGCGGCGTCCGCCGCATCCGGGGAGACGTTTTCGCCGAGGATGACGTAGTCGCCCGCCGGTTTGTAGTAGCGCCCGAACGCGCGCCCCTTTTCAAAAACCGCCTTCGCATCGAAGGCGTTCTCCGGGTCGATGCCGAAGGTTACGGTTTCGTACCTTTCCGGTGCGGACACAAGGCCCAGGTCGAGGATCTTGAGGGCGGCAAAGGGGGTGAGGGCCTCGACTGACAGGGTTAGCGGACCGGGCGTTGGGGTGTCCGGGCCCGCCGCGGCCAGCAGGAGGTCGGCACGCCCCGCAGGCAGCGCACTCTTTTCGCGGTCCTGCAGGGTACGGATCATGCCTAGAACTTCAAGGTGGCGCCGACGAGGGCGGTGGTGGTGAAATTGACGGGGTAGATGGCGTCGTCTGCGACCCAGAGGCCGTTGGGATTGTTGAACATGTTGTTGATTTTAGCAAAAAGCGCATAAGAGGCCGTCTCAAAGTTGAGGACGACGTCCGTGCTGTTGAAGGCGCGCTGCTTCTGCGCGAAGCTGTTGCCGAAGTCGTTCATCGCGTAGGCCTGCGAACGGTAGGTGTGCGAGAGGGTAAAGCTGAGCGCGTCCGTCGGCAGGATCGTGAGGGCCGCTTTGAGGGTGTGGGGGCTGACGCCCGGGAGGTCGTTGCCGCCGAAATCCTCGCCGTTCTGGACCTCTTTGTCGATGACCGCCTGCACGTAGTTGTAGTTGAGGGAGAGGGCGAAGCGTTCGGTCACCTTCCACTGTTCGAAGAGGTCAATGCCGACCTTGTGGGAACGGTCGATATTCGTGTTGACCGAGGCGATGTAAGCGGGGTCGCTGTAGTAGTAGATCTCGTTTTCAAGCGCGGCGTAATAGGCGGAGAGCTTGAACTTGTTCGCCGCCGTCACCGCCGTATAGCCTACCGTAACGGTGTCGGAGGTCATCGGGTCGATAAAGCCGTTGAAGGTGACGATCCCGCTGTAGTCGCGGTTGAAGAAACGGTCGACGTCGGGCGCCTGGTAGGCGTGGGCGTAGCTGACAAAGAGGGAGCGCTCCGGGCTGAGGCGGAAGTTGTAGCCCGCTTCGATACCGTGAAGGGTTTCGGAGCGCGACAGGGAGTTGTTCGCGTCGCTGTAGTCGTAGTGGACGGTTTCATAGCGGTAGCCCGCTTTGAGGGTATGGGCCCCTGTGCGGTACTGTGCCAGCGCGTAGGCCGCCGCATTCTTTTTGGTCGTTTCGCTGGCGATCGCATAGGCCGTCGCACCGCTGTTGCGGTTGCCGTCGAAGAGTGTGCCGCCGAGGGAGAGCTGCAGCCCGCCATATGTATAATCGAGGGCTAACGTCGCAGTCCGGTAGTCGTAGTTGGCGACGCTTCGGTAGAACCAGGCGGGAAGGTCGTACACGGACTTCTTCTTCTCCACGGAGGTGTCGAACGAGACG is from Sulfurimonas sp. HSL-1656 and encodes:
- a CDS encoding TonB-dependent receptor codes for the protein MKKIALSLAAAALAGSALNAQGITLEALTVTSSPLHSTELNAADSVEVYTAEEIEKSHARSLYEFITLQTSLFALPSYGNPMAQRLDLHGYGIENGYQNIVVTLNGRRLNNVDMVPQLLSSIAPADIERLEIVKGGGIVLGGDGASAGAIHIVTRNDNTKEVSFYGGLYGTYDAAFRVGHSDDLLTVSASGEAYHTAGTRHIDTAQNRDEQQLANGTFDLALTPGDLFEFRLGAQASRIDAAYGSTLTQSEFNDDPAQPGAFPNPAYQQYDTDAFSTGLTLFPTADLSVSFDTSVEKKKSVYDLPAWFYRSVANYDYRTATLALDYTYGGLQLSLGGTLFDGNRNSGATAYAIASETTKKNAAAYALAQYRTGAHTLKAGYRYETVHYDYSDANNSLSRSETLHGIEAGYNFRLSPERSLFVSYAHAYQAPDVDRFFNRDYSGIVTFNGFIDPMTSDTVTVGYTAVTAANKFKLSAYYAALENEIYYYSDPAYIASVNTNIDRSHKVGIDLFEQWKVTERFALSLNYNYVQAVIDKEVQNGEDFGGNDLPGVSPHTLKAALTILPTDALSFTLSHTYRSQAYAMNDFGNSFAQKQRAFNSTDVVLNFETASYALFAKINNMFNNPNGLWVADDAIYPVNFTTTALVGATLKF